In the Pedobacter cryoconitis genome, CCGTTCAAAATGAGCAGCTTGCCTTAACTGGCTTTGAGAGGTAGCACTACTGCGCTGAATTTTAACTTTTGTCGCCTCAGCTCCAAAGCCTGTTGCTTGATTAATAGCTTCTTGTTTTCCTGAAGAAGCCAGATCTCCACCCAATGTTCTTGGCTCTGTAACCTCGTCATTGAGCATTTTGCGCTGATTATCCTGAGAATCATTTTCTCCAAGAGCATAAAAAGTTGTACCCAAGCTCATCCCAATAATAGCCCCAAGCGGATTTCCCAAAAAAGTAAATCCGGTAATTAAACCTTGAAACAATTGTGACTGAACATGCCTGTTAACCTCCTTATTATTATTTTCAGCATAATTTGTCGCATACTGTTGTGCCAATACAGGATCAGGAACAATGGAAACGATCCCCCCCTGGCTACACGATAATACTGAGGTTTGTAATAAAGCTTTTTGCTTATCAATATAAACAGTCTCATGTACCAATTTCCAGGTACCAGATTTAGTCACATCACAATTATGTGATTTAACTTCACCTGCAATTACGCATCCTACCCCTCCAACAAATGCTGCACTTGCCAATATTGCTATTGGACCTAAAGCCAGACCTCCTGTACCAACTACAAGTGCCACAGCTAAAGCACCAACTAAAATACCAATTGCTACCCCGACCAACATCATACCAAGTCCTTTCCAGAACTTCGCAGGGTTCTTACAGACAAACGTGTCAGTTATTTTTCGGTCGTTAATATTTAATAATTGTCTTTCTTCACTTTTATAAAACGTCGTACTCCCATGTTCATGCGCTAACTTAAGTGGTTTTGCTACCGTCATGTTAGTACAAACTACACAGGTATCCTTGGGTATAAATGACTTACTCATAGGTCTACTAATTTTAGCTCATAATTAACAGTGATCTGTACATTATTTTTAACCTCTTCAATGATAACGACATTAGCATTCTGTAATACATTTCCAGCAGTATTCAAGGTATAGCTATTACTATATTTGTAATCATACTCAGTGTAGCTATAACCAATATAGGGTTTAAATTTATCGTTATACATTTCAATAAGATTATCCTTATTGATATCTTTTTTATTTAAAGTGCCTTGCTGATTTATTGTGATAGATTCGGGAGATTCCTGAACTACAGATTGGTTTATATCTAATAATAACAGTTTGTGATCAAATAAATTAGATAAGTAGTACTTAGTAAAAGGTTCAAAATCTTCTTTCGAAACCAGGTACTTATCGAATATAAGATCAAAAAACATCTTGGCTTCATAATCAGCAAGCAACAAATTATCAGTGTGAATCTGCTCCTCTACCATATCCATAAAAGTATTGATGTTATTCCACTCCTCATCAGATTTTAAAAAACTGAACTTATTCACCACATCCTTCTTATATTGCTCCCAAGCTACGATTACTCTGCTTTTATCCTCAATTCTGCTCATTTTCCCACTCTGCAAATTCGGAGTAATGGAAACATTACATTTCACTTTATCAACGTCACACAGTAAATCAATTGCAGTTTCTAATTGTGGTGGTTCAAACCTCACAACATTTTCGATCAACTCTAAACCAATATTATTTATAAGACCATTCATTGAATTTTTAGTCACTAAATACTCTTGCTTCGTGTTACCATGACTAATAATTTGTCCATTAAATTTTGTAATGATAATTTGTTCTACCCTATACCTGTATTTTTCTGATGAAATATCCTGACGATCCGCCGGTTGTTCAATTATTTCAGGTTGAGATGCTACAATATTTGTATTTTTCTCTTCTTCAAAAAAAGTAAATCTGCTCATGTTTAATTTATATTTACGGGTCCACCTTCTATTTTTTGTTCACCTTTCGCACTGCTGGTAATTTTACCGCTTGCCTTCGTTTCTTTGCTACTCGCATTAATAGCTATAGTAGTATTTTCTAAAGATCCAATATTTACCTTAGCCCCTTTCAACGGATCAGCATTCGCATTAATAGCATCCTTACCCTGAATATTGATAACCTTACC is a window encoding:
- a CDS encoding PAAR-like protein; translated protein: MSKSFIPKDTCVVCTNMTVAKPLKLAHEHGSTTFYKSEERQLLNINDRKITDTFVCKNPAKFWKGLGMMLVGVAIGILVGALAVALVVGTGGLALGPIAILASAAFVGGVGCVIAGEVKSHNCDVTKSGTWKLVHETVYIDKQKALLQTSVLSCSQGGIVSIVPDPVLAQQYATNYAENNNKEVNRHVQSQLFQGLITGFTFLGNPLGAIIGMSLGTTFYALGENDSQDNQRKMLNDEVTEPRTLGGDLASSGKQEAINQATGFGAEATKVKIQRSSATSQSQLRQAAHFERQAAEQEARAARLAANGADEQAANVARRAANSRFAASVARRSPPTLFNKSFFVGFGIGIAGAVGNFAIEYSANKAEDESFDNVRGNLRDISISNTLQKNGIDITALKG